Proteins encoded within one genomic window of Pseudalkalibacillus sp. SCS-8:
- a CDS encoding protease modulator HflC — translation MSNNNIYDINEQKKTFNWKRHKKPIIFGVIALLLVSFILSNLFIVKENEYRVVRQFGEVVRIVDEPGLNFKVPFIQSVSTLPKYQMMYDVTKAEINTKDKKRMIIDNYAIWYIEEPKKMISNLRTTENAEAKMAEFIFSIVRSELGKLNYDEIINDENSSRGSLNERVTEKVNTLLQRDQFGIVVKDVRMKRTDLPDENEESVFTRMISERETKAQQYLSQGDAEKNRIIANTDKEVKQLLAKAEADAEKIRAEGEKEAGRIYNESFSKDPDFYSLYRTLNSYKKTIDKETVIILPKDSPYARLLMGYLD, via the coding sequence GTGAGCAACAATAACATTTACGACATCAATGAGCAGAAGAAGACCTTCAATTGGAAACGGCATAAGAAGCCGATCATCTTCGGAGTTATAGCTCTCCTTCTTGTCAGCTTCATCCTTAGTAATCTGTTTATCGTTAAAGAAAACGAATACCGGGTCGTCCGTCAATTCGGTGAGGTTGTTAGAATAGTAGATGAACCAGGCTTGAACTTTAAAGTGCCATTCATCCAATCCGTTTCAACATTACCGAAGTACCAAATGATGTATGACGTGACAAAAGCGGAAATCAATACGAAAGATAAGAAACGGATGATCATCGATAATTATGCAATCTGGTATATTGAAGAACCGAAAAAGATGATCTCTAATCTCCGTACAACGGAAAATGCTGAAGCGAAAATGGCGGAGTTCATCTTCTCCATCGTCCGTTCCGAGCTAGGTAAGTTGAATTACGATGAAATCATCAATGATGAGAATTCCTCACGTGGAAGCTTGAATGAACGCGTTACGGAAAAGGTCAACACACTGTTGCAGCGAGATCAATTCGGGATCGTCGTAAAGGATGTCCGTATGAAACGTACAGACCTCCCTGATGAAAACGAAGAATCCGTTTTCACACGAATGATTTCAGAGCGTGAAACGAAAGCGCAACAATACTTATCTCAAGGGGATGCGGAAAAGAACCGTATCATTGCGAACACGGATAAAGAAGTGAAACAGCTTCTGGCAAAAGCGGAAGCCGATGCTGAGAAAATCCGTGCAGAAGGGGAGAAAGAAGCTGGAAGGATCTACAATGAGTCCTTCAGTAAGGATCCTGATTTCTACTCCCTTTACCGTACATTGAATTCATATAAAAAGACGATCGACAAAGAAACGGTCATCATCCTTCCAAAGGATTCACCGTATGCTCGGTTGTTGATGGGCTATTTGGATTAA
- a CDS encoding NAD(P)/FAD-dependent oxidoreductase, translating to MRTTDILIIGGGPAGIAAAIWCQRLGLDYTLIEERSELGGQLKDIHNRIIDYPGQFFENGNALKEQFTHHMELLSCHYHLEASVEQLNCEEKIIHVRTGQDTMKISYRYLILATGTSVRRLHVPGEQEMIDRGEIYSATKDRHRFQGKRVIVVGGGDRAFEGALLLAESGADVQLVHRSKQFRAREEFRKPVFNHQRITVMEDHVVNCIHHSENGITGVELRNLKDETTTDLPVEGVFIRIGVQPNTRFVKEHVHLDESGYVTVNSCQQTSNDDIYAVGDVCTHPIFSSISSATGQGMIAAKHLSLQLS from the coding sequence GTGAGGACAACGGATATTCTCATTATAGGAGGTGGCCCTGCTGGTATAGCAGCAGCCATCTGGTGTCAACGGTTAGGCCTGGACTACACATTGATTGAAGAACGCTCAGAACTCGGCGGACAATTAAAGGATATTCATAACCGGATCATCGATTATCCCGGTCAATTCTTTGAAAATGGAAATGCTCTGAAAGAACAATTCACGCATCATATGGAGCTGTTGAGCTGTCATTACCATTTGGAGGCATCCGTTGAGCAATTGAATTGTGAGGAAAAAATCATCCATGTCCGAACGGGACAGGATACCATGAAAATCAGCTACCGCTATTTGATCCTTGCGACTGGCACATCTGTCAGGAGGCTTCACGTTCCTGGAGAACAAGAGATGATTGACCGGGGAGAAATCTACTCGGCAACGAAGGATCGTCATCGTTTCCAAGGAAAACGCGTCATTGTCGTCGGTGGCGGAGATCGTGCATTCGAAGGGGCGTTGTTACTTGCTGAAAGCGGTGCAGACGTGCAGCTTGTCCATCGTTCGAAACAGTTCAGAGCGAGGGAAGAATTCAGAAAGCCTGTCTTCAATCACCAAAGAATCACTGTAATGGAAGACCATGTCGTAAATTGTATTCACCATAGTGAAAATGGGATTACCGGTGTTGAGCTAAGGAATCTGAAAGACGAAACGACGACAGACCTACCTGTTGAAGGTGTGTTCATCCGAATTGGCGTCCAACCAAACACCCGCTTTGTAAAGGAGCACGTCCATCTCGATGAGTCCGGTTATGTGACTGTCAACAGCTGTCAGCAAACGAGCAACGATGACATTTATGCTGTAGGTGATGTATGTACACATCCCATCTTTTCAAGCATTTCATCCGCTACAGGCCAAGGCATGATTGCTGCCAAACACCTTTCCTTACAGCTTTCTTGA